The Nicotiana tomentosiformis chromosome 2, ASM39032v3, whole genome shotgun sequence genome includes the window tgttattccaagttcgagcaagcactcactcgataaTTAaacctacgggccacattatctcgagttcaaaacattcactcgaatattaagcctacgggctactgttattccgagttcgagcaagcactcactcgacaattaaacctacgggccacattatctcgagttcgaaacattcactcgaatattaagcctaagggctactgttattccaagttcgagcaagcactcactcgaccattaagcctacgggccacattatctcgagttcgaaacattcactcgaccattaaacctatgggctactgttattccgagttcgagcaagctctcactcgaccattaagcctacgggctactttcgttccaagttcgaaataatcactcgaatattaagcctacgggttatctttatctcgagttcgaaacactcactcgaccattgcgcctacgggccacattatctcgagttcgaaatattcactcgattattaatcctacgggctactgttattctgagttcaagcaagtactcactcgaccattatgcctacgggctacaatatttcaagttcaaaacattcgctcgacggctaataagctacttttactctgagtttacattaactcaaccattacattacacctacggaatatgttccttcaaagtttgaatcatcgactcaacaagcaaacccaagggctacaaatctgatcgatcagagagactacaaggtcaacattcgattaaaagtcttcacaaaacaaaaacaagtcgacctgATTATACATGTATATACAAATTTTGCCTACCAGATTAATGTACAAAcatgaagaattagaaactaagcttcctggtcgagcTCTTCCCTGTCCTCGGATCCGCtattgctaccatcatcatcatcatcgtcagaagccaaggcttaagcttccgcttcgagctcttttgccttttttacctcttcggtaaggtcgaaacctcgagcgtgtatatcctcgagggtctccttccGAGACCTATACTTAGCAAGTTCGGAAACCTAatgagctcgagtatcggcggtcttcgccgcttcccgagcctccatctgagcagcctcagcatcaacctgatatacagcaatggacttatccgccaagactttcgacgactcaacctccgccttagcctcagcaagtcgtgtttcaagctcctcgatcttcttagcttgaaccgaccccttttgcttgacacttcaaagttgaacgtcggccgataataattttgttaagatggtttctttttccgctcccaggcggtcgagggtctccttccaccgattgcattcagctcggatttgatcgacttcttctcgaagtaaccgatcttttcgatcttttgctgtaactgagacaacgaagggttaacttccacggttgagtcagacccatactttaacaaaatgaggctcacctgcttatcgagctcgaccccttcttcacggaccttagccaaatccgcttggaggtcctttatagcctcgtccttttggctgcaaagaagccgcagggcatctctctcacctgagaccttccggAGCTCGGCCTCGCACTGGCTAAAATCAGCTCGAAACCTACCAATGGCCTGCACAATAAGAAACacgagtcaagtatggaaaagaacaaataaacgaagtatggaagaatcattacccgagtaatgaaatgcTGAGCCTCCTCCAataaaagagaagcgtcaccgatatcggaaccatcgtcgactccagtaaaacaatccctgaaaggatcccctgcaccagagcctgcgccgatatcaggagtcttcaattctcgagcttccttcagcgcctcctcagaaaaagatggaagagaaggcgaatcacccattgtcatagccccgagcaaATCGCTCGGAGTACTTCGGTCGAGATTCTGGTCTTCGGGAACAACCCTGACAGGTACAGCCACCATCGGCTCGGGAGCTCTGGCAATCTCGATGGCCTCCGTAGACCGaactaccaaagccgaggagctattttcttcttcttcttctctcagccgttggaccgagtcaatcgaaagggcaattgtttttctcttcaccctgcgagttttgggcttgggatcctctgaccgagaggaagcTTTTCACTTCTTATCTTCCCCCTGTTTAGGGACCAGGGACTTGTTTCTTTCAtcgccgctcgaaggcctcaaaacgacATCCCTGGTTGCACCTGCACAagaggaaatcggtaacgaatagaatgcaaagaatacttcgaaggaaacaagaagcaaacctcaccatggttcttggccttccATCTGCCTTTTTTCAAATCTCGCCAAGCGCGCTCGGTGTAAGAGGAGGTCGAGGCCAACTTccgaacccagtcctcgaggtcgggcaccgcttgtggcatccaaggggcagctgaacaTCAGGGAAGAATATCAGAAAAAATCGGAAAAGCACctgaaaagtgaacaaaaatcacttacggtcaaaatttcATTCCTTAGGGAACAGCATCTTCTCCTCCGGAATGatatcacgggtcctcactcggatataacgacccatccaatcttgatccttgtcttcatcgatgctcgacatcaatgccttcgatgcccgacggtgaagtctgattagtcctcgaaagatctgaGGCTGATACAGTCGAATGgggtggttcagagaaaaatccaaccctccggctttgatagagaagaagcacaataagatcactatacgccataaagagggatggatttggccaagggtgacttgataccttttgcagaaatcaataatcaccgggtcgacgggtcccagtatgaagggataagtgtaaatacttaaaaaTCCCTCTACGTGAGTGGTAGCATCCTCATCCGAAGACGGAATTTGCAGcacgacctcggaaccccagttgcagtcttttcagatggcctcgaggtgatcctccgttatagagcataTATACATCGATACATattcacatcgacccggaacggaggaagggttctccaccttaaaatcgattttcaaaatgcacgggccaggaacatagtcatgaactgacggctccaccggcgccttatcaTCAGACGGCCGTGAGGAAGAGGATTTttccttctgaggtacagttttggaagttttcgccattgatttGGAAGGAAAGAGTGCAAAGGAAGAAATAAACAGCACCAAAGTTCTGGTATGAACAGCCCTGTAGCAGCAAAGTAGAGAGGATAAATAGGAAAGtctggaagaagagaaggcgcaaaaTGGTAAAAGTTGTGTGGAAAGATTATTTATAGGCTAAGGCCTGATGGttcggtatcagcggtggccgaccaccgtctgacacacattaaatgcctcggtaaaaccGAGCCGATGGGACAACCATCACATACGTCGAAATCGGGTTCGATAGAAACGTCGGCATAAATTTGTCCGAGCcgcagggaaatcatatcgttcctcgccacatcctttccgagaaacgaggggactatctatgtacggtcaaaaccgattctcagtcataaagaccggtcgagacaatgacgtttcaatcgaagggtatccgcatggcgagctcggacgaatttcgaagtagagacgtcgagctttgagctataagaccaatcaaccgcaaaactcgatatcattatcgagcccgcgtccgaatcggactacggggtaACGACGACTGATACGGGCCCCGAATATCGATACTCCAAGGCAGAACCGGGCTCGAACTAAGACTGGGGATTCGGTCTAGCACCAAGCTCGAGTCAGTgccgagctcgcagacaagattcgttacaaccgcaccaagggagagaatcttgacgAGAATCAGgggagagacaaaccatcatgggttctccactatatgtattattttatgttgttacaaataaatgagtgaccctctactataaaaggggagatagactgcaatagggAAGGGACATTAAGATAGACTGCAATAGGGAAGGgacattaagatttcattgtgcttgttcttctaatatttttcagtctccCCTTCCATCATTTTCCATTTTCACAGCAAAAATACCTGTATCGTCATTttatatcaaagaaatttgcatacccttagaaccatatctaaatttaacgttatccgatttttcgggtaaacatttatatctattatttttataattttaataaaattttatatataaatttatatcTCGCACTAAAAGTTATGAGTTTAATTGATctcattatttaaattttacgTCTGCCCCGCTAGTGCGTGTATCTCCCTCATTGGATAGGATGACCAGAATTAAGGAAATTTCTGAACTTTTGTATAGTACTTTGGATTATAATAGAGCTCAAACTTCAAGGAAGATGTTGTTAAGGACCTCTTACAAGTACAAATAAATGAAATTTCTAAGGAAGGTGTGTCAGAGCCCAAAAGTGTACCTTTTACATTTAAAATCTGGACATTACAATGATAAGGGTGAACTTTGAAATTCTTGTGGGGAATGGGTTTATACTCGTAAGCGGAGTCGGTATTTAAAATTTATGGGTTcaagattttaaattttttaagctattaaattcaaaattaataatttatacatattcaataaaaATTTTAAGACAACTACATGATTTTGACTGGCCGAACCCATAGCTTGTACTCTTCCTCCCGGCATATACTTAGATAAGTTAACAGACAAAAgcaaaaatgacaataaaatggTATTTGTGGGGCATATCCTTGGCTTCTCTGTGCTGCTTCATGCTTTTTCCAGCACTAGTTCTTCTTTTCCAAGAGAATCATTAGGGGCAGACATAACACACCCGATACGGATTCGGCTGAACCTACTAGTTTTGACTCAAAGCTTATATTTGTTTTAACAAgttcattaaatatatataaattattaatttagaaccaaaTAATGTAAACGAACTATAATTCTgaattcataaacttcaaataCTGATTTCGCCTCTGAAAATCAACCGGAGGAATTCAACTTCATGCACATGACCTACTAGTTAACTTGAAGGCAGTAATGTAGTCGCATTTTCGCTAAATTGAgtcaaaatataattaaagaattATACACATAAGAAGCcaaaaaaattaatatataatatatacaaGTGGTTTTTTTCACATAACTATATTATAATTTTTCAGACACCCTTTGGAAAGGGGTAGCTAAGCCACTACTTGAAGCTAGGGGCACTTTTTTCTACCATGTGTCATATGAATGTTAGGGAATTTCCTTATTTCAAGAATTCTATTTTTATCTAATGGCAACAGCAATTGATTACCCAATAAACTTACAAGTTAGCTGAAGGTAACTGTATGTAGTGAATAAACCGCTGTTATCGCTAAAATTGCCTGAATTGTGTAATATTTCTACTGATAGAATTTTCTCCAACCCATATGTTCTCCATCACCCATCTCTTAGCTAGTTAATTAATACAAATTCTCATCTGAATATATTACTTAATTATgataaataattttataatttaaaataaatactgAGTGTGAGTAAGTTTTTACCCACTATTTTTACCTACTTAATATGGATACCACTTTCGTTAGTAGAAACCAACCAATTaataaagaaaaagcaaaaagaaaactTCTTCTGATATATTTAGAGTCTTTTGATTTAGAACATCTTACCAGTTACCAGCTGATtacctcttcttcttttttttttcaaaggaAAATTTCTCATTCATATAATTCTTAAATATGCCAACTTAATCTCCTGCTCtttgttttattttaaaaaaacttCTCTCTTTATCTTCGGTTTAATTAATCCTATGGTGAATCATTTATAATCAAATCAAAAGAGTAGTACCAGCAAAATGTAAAAACGACGATACCATAATTATTCACATGTAGATGCCAAGAATTTCTAATCAAGGATAACAGAAGCAATATGTCAGTGGATTCATTTGATTATTGAATAGACTATTACGGAGCTTTAGGTTAGTGAGTAGGGGAAAACTTTGAGAAATTGTAGGTGTGGTGGAATATCATGCAAGGAAAATGATGTTTAAAATTGACCACACAGATGGTTGCTAATAAGCTTTTCTTCAATTCCATGATTAATATATCATACAAACTCTTATTCTTATCGCTTGTTTGGCTACACTTATAAAAtcagtttattttaaaaaatatttttgaatatcaATTAGTGTTTGATTAAATTTTCAAGAAGTGTTTGTAAGTTTATTTTTctcgaaaatatttttcaaataagtgTTTTTTTGGGGAGAAGCAATCTTTTTTTGCTTCTCAAAAATTATTTCTAATTCtactcaaaaaatatttttttccatctAAAAGTTTGACTAGATATcttaacttttaaaaaaaaacacttttaattaaaaaaattacttttgaccCAAAAAAAACTTAGACAAAACTTGGctattattcttcttctttattcTTCTCTGTCATCATATTTGTCAACCTGTGTCATACCTTCCAAAGCTAGGGCCATCGCACCATTCCCCATTTGGTCGGCTGCATTATTCGAGTTATATTGTCTATAATACATGGTATATTTCTTTCGacctaaaatttaaattttatcggtTCGAATTTAAAATTTTATCATAATTTTTTTGATTTACTGAACTTAATTAAACtaatttttatattaatttaGTAAATTTTCGATAATATATGGAATCTAAATTAAAATTACTAAATTCAAACAAACTCTTAACTAGTGCACTAGGTAGATTTCATTGTCACCCATGTTAGGCTGTTACTATCCTCACTATTACATTATATGAAACCTTTTTTCATGCAGTAGAGCGCGTTATTGTCTTAGAGATTAGATAATGACACAATCTCACTAATCAAAATAGAAACATTCAGTTGTGATATTAGCTCGTGACAATGATTAGCCACCGTTCATCTCTTATAATCGAAGATAGTGGTTAAAGAGTTTAATTGTATCAGTATGGATTCATGAGTAGTTAAATCAATTAAGTTAAAAAATAGAAAGGAGTACAAGATTAGTGAAAATTAACCCTGTTAATCTTGCCGTAGCGTTTACATGATGGGATTATAAAATGTAACCTTTCAGCTTACATATTTTTCTTCCCCTGTTTTGaaagaataaagaagaaaaggaaggggAAAACAAAGGAGAACGTTGCATGAATGAAAAATTTAAAAGTGTTGTATAAGACAATCGTGACGTTACTTAGGATTAAATTTATGAAGTAGCTTCTCACATTGCATGCTGTTTTATTTCATTAAACAGTATAACTCAGTAATActttttatattaattttattaattatattatttatctaCCGAAATTTTATAATTCCCATATACAGTCATACCTCTCCATaacatccctatataacaacacttcactataaaaatTAAGTATTTTCAGAACCAATATTCATGTTATGCTATAATATTCTTTATAATAAAACTTTACTATAACATAAAAATATATTCGAAACAAAAAAGACTATTATAAAGGGGTTTGACCGTAGTTCCTTAACCCATTGGGATATTAGAAAATGCAACAGTTGTTTCCGGCCTTAGCTGGTGAGAAACCCATAACGCGACTGGGCCCCAATTACGACAGAAACGTGTCATTTAAGCTTTCTTCACACTTTTCCAGCATTACCTTGTAAATTACTTTAAACATTTGTTACTAACCATTtttacaagaaaaaaaaaaaaaaggtgtaTAAAGTATCCAACATTCACGAATGATTCAAAAATCATATATTATGTAAACAATTTATCCTAATATAAATATTAATACATGATTCTACATTAAAATGATGAATCCATAATTGGATTTGGGTTGGGGGTGGGGGAGTTAAAATGCATATTAAAAAGGAGAGAAAGATAAACGGAGTAGCTATTTAGTATTCAAAAAGCAACCATTTAAGGTAAAGCAAATTTTAGGTAAATATAAAGTATTCAATACTAACTACAACTATAATCTCATGAACTTAGTAGACTCAAGTCTTTTTCATCCTTAATGTTTTCTTTATCTATTTTGAATCGATAcggaatttaaaaattaaaaaaaaaaattatgattttagtgggtttaaatatattataataatatttttacaagaTAATAAGATCTTTAAAATTTATAACTATAATATCTATGTAACTataaaaattttaatattcaCTCTTTTCTGGTACTACTAAGAACCACTAATCAATTCACATCATCTACTCCTCACTCATCTTATCACTCTATATAGATAACCCAATCCTCACTTCCACTCCCTTCCCTTTAATTTTCTCCTACACTCCTCAGCTCCACGCGCCAAAACCACACCTCTTCCCGCCGGCCACCACTACCGGAAATTCTCAAACATGTCAGTGAAGGAATGCACCCACCACAAGGACAGAAAACAAAAACTTATCCGGCGACTCTGCGCCGGAATTCTCATCTTCCTCTTCATTGTCCTATTAACAATCCTCCTTATCTGGGctattcttcaacccaaaaaacCCCGTTTCATTCTACAAGACGCCACCATCTTCAATTTCAACGTTTCCGCCCCCAATATCTTCTCCACATCAATCCAAGTCACAATTTTCTCCCGTAACCCTAACGACAATATCGGCGTTTACTACGAAAAAATGCACGTATACGCCAATTATCATAATCAGCAAATTACTTATTATACTCAAATTCCTTCAGTTTATCAAGGTCATAAGGACGTTAATATTTGGTCGCCGTATGTTTCTAGTAATAACGTTCCGATTGCTCCTTATAATGGACCAGATTTAAAACAGGATCAGCAAAACGGTGGCGTTTGGCTTGATTTTAAAATTGACGGTCGTGTGAAATGGAAAGTTGGGACGTTTACTTCTGGGCATTATCATTTACATGTGAGGTGTCCGGCTTATGTTCCGTTTGGGAACAATCCTGGAGACGGCGGAATTATCGTCGGAAATAACGCCGTTAAGTATCAACTTGCCCGGAGCTGTGATGTGAGTGTTTAAtttgaagatgatgaagaagggGAGTTTATTGCACTGAACTGGAAGTATTTAATTATTTCTCTGTTTTACTTTTTGGACcaacttttatgttttttttttcctgCAATTTATACTTTCTTTGTTCTTAATTTTTGGTCCTATAAAGTTGAACTGTACATTTTGCTAAAGAATAATATTGGGGAAGTTCAGAATCTTGTAAGAAGTTGTATTGATATTCGTATTATGAAAAACTTATATACCATTACAATAGCTGTTTCTTCTCATTATCATTAATTAGAAAAGTGAAACAATTGTGTCAGTGGTACCAAATTGtcatttttctctcattttcatgCATTCAAAGTTTTTGTTACTCatgcttccttttttttttttttttttttttttgtaaaaaaaattttTATAAGAGTAGTTTTTGATTTTCCTATTATGTACGTAGATTGATTAAGAGAGAGAATTCAAAGGAAGATACTAAAAATCTTATATTCGTTTTGATATGACTATCTCTAATTTGTGCTACTTACACAAGGAACTATATTTATTACGACTAGTCTTGTACTATTACTCGTGCTTACTTGACTTTTAATTTTCtcgaattttatttttaattaaattgtTCATCGGTTAATTAAAATTTAGACCACGAGTAATGGCTTTTCCAATTTGCCAAGGTTTTTAGGGATTGGTGAATATTGGATCATGTGAGCTGTTATGGGTTTACTCTTATTGCTTGAGGTTTACTCTACTCtgcttttatttttaattattttgtttatcGATAATGCCATTTCTTATGTGAAGAAGTAAGAATTTGCACTCGGAAACTTAAATACTCCTATCAATTTTAATAATTGTTTCTTTTCATTAGAAGAGTGAATAATTGTCGCAGTTGTACCCACGTTATAATTTCCTCTCACTTTCTAACAttcaaagtttttattttttattttttttaatttctcattttTACTTTGAGAGTTTGATTTTTACTCTTCTCTACTTTTTCTTAATTAAATAGTTCAATGATTTAAATCTTAGACCATAAGGAATGGCTTTAATTTTGCCAAATTTTGAGGGGTAGGTAAATGGGATCATGTGACCTGTTTTAGTTAGCCTAGGAATATAGAGAAGGTGCCCTCCATGTGCTTTATATAAGTTACTGTACGGGCTGATTTAAACAGTTTACCAAACTTAATGACTTGTTTCTTAcgtctttttctttcctttctcaCAATTCAATAATTTTGACAATTGTGGTTGAAGGTTCTTGGGGAAAAAGATCATTAGTACTGAATTAGAATCTCACACAATTAGTTAGTTTCAAGAAATTTTTTCCTAAACACTATAAATTCTCTACTGGTTTAAAAGCAACTATATTTTGTAATTTAAAAAACCCTTAAAATGAAGGGCTTTACACTGGAAGTTAGTTTAATTAAGTAGGAGCTAGCAGTCACATAATTTTTGTACTTAGAAAGTGCAAAACAATGTGGACAAGTATAGTTGGTAGGTTAATTATTATGAAATAGAGTGTCTTAATTAGTTGGAAAGTGTATACGTTTACTAAATTATGaaaatatagaattaattatcaGATAGATAAGATTATATGTCGCGTTATGTCATTGGACAAAAGTGAAAGGCACTACCAAAAAGTAGTTGGTATAACATTAGAGGATTATTTACGGTATATAAAtttgtttatccgtaaaacggtacagttgattttatacgtgatttctagacaagtgaactaatttgatcctgcaataatgcaataattgaagaaatgtacaatacttagccttaaaatgtagatgaaacaacaAAGATGACAGTTCCGAGAACAAGGTTTCCgggcacagcaatgatgagatcaaaaagagGGAAAGTAAgatgtattaagctttgtatagaatgtagtgtaagtttagccagaaaatttgtgtcctttacaatgataactgggctcaGTATTTACAGttgtgtctagggaaggaggtcctaggatcgtgcccttctttaatgtcaattatgagggtcattgatgaagatgtaacagtgaacataaatgccaaaatTCTGTAAACGGTAtatcgctcttaatgctgcagaatattccttattaaatgctaccagGCGCAGaacatttaatacacctttatgagCGTTATCCCTTCCGGTGAAAAACGGAATAGCTGTATTCGGTCTTCAGCCATCCCCGTCTTGGGTTTTATgtgtctttcctttagatgaccacgCGTCATAttatatttcaccctatacagatagtccccctgctttctggTGACATAACTGTGTGTTAccgaaaagttggtagaaatactcttttggcgggaattactataactccctctgaaggcttccggcggttgattagacgcacgtctctccgcatttaatgccccgaaaaTGCGTCATCCCACAATTCAGCACAACTTTTACcaattatcgaggtaatcatggccatgaatttagccaccaaaattttacttatatgcatcattcttttcctttgcacttCATAATTTCACGAGCTTCTGATTTGCATCTTTGTTCTCCATCATTTCTCTAATTCTTTTACAACAAAAActttttccttcttcttattcaatggcttcttcctccaagcGTGCCGGTTCTTCAAAGAGCAAGAACAACGACGAGGACTCTGCTCTTCCAacggtgggttccatcatcccaagaagactCAGTACCACAAAAgactttgaagagaaatttcctactgctaaccctcgtacatgggctgttagtaggtacctttcttccattcgtcctttcAGTATTCCTGTTGTAAAGGAAGACTGTCGCTACCATGAGTTAGATATCATTGATTATGATGCCGAATTGATAAGGCCTGGGAGCTTGAGTTGGCTGGCTAAAATGGACTCCCGGCGCAGTCTGATGCTCTTGGTTCTTCTGGCTTCGGTTCCGAGTTttcgggaactgaagaggaaTCGGAGAGTGACGATGCTGAAAACCAGACTGGGGAAAATATCGAGCCATCGGTGGACCCACCTACTTCTCTCGGGGAtgcggacacttctcttcctcctggttccggagacactgcagtttagcttttcttttcttttttccattttgtacttttaccgttttggcacattcttgtaaataaagacatatttttgctgtagtattgtttgagtcttactttcattTAAATATACATGCAAGTTTTTATCCTTTGCATTTGCTTAAGAATTCTGCGCACGTTTTTCTATtcgcgctttactatgtgtagtatCGAATGTATTTTTCTCGAAGCACTTTGGTTCTgagcattatcccttttacgtgagaatttctataaatatttgcgcaagttt containing:
- the LOC104089903 gene encoding NDR1/HIN1-like protein 1 — protein: MSVKECTHHKDRKQKLIRRLCAGILIFLFIVLLTILLIWAILQPKKPRFILQDATIFNFNVSAPNIFSTSIQVTIFSRNPNDNIGVYYEKMHVYANYHNQQITYYTQIPSVYQGHKDVNIWSPYVSSNNVPIAPYNGPDLKQDQQNGGVWLDFKIDGRVKWKVGTFTSGHYHLHVRCPAYVPFGNNPGDGGIIVGNNAVKYQLARSCDVSV